A stretch of Podospora bellae-mahoneyi strain CBS 112042 chromosome 5, whole genome shotgun sequence DNA encodes these proteins:
- the DHH1 gene encoding DExD/H-box ATP-dependent RNA helicase dhh1 (COG:A; EggNog:ENOG503NV8Q): protein MTDSLADKLQATSLNDDEWKKNLNIPTKDNRQQTEDVTNTKGMEFEDFGLKRSLLMGIFEAGFEKPSPIQEESIPVALTGRDILARAKNGTGKTAAFVIPALQKINPKINKIQCLILVPTRELAMQTSQVCKTLGKHLGINVMVTTGGTGLRDDIVRLQDPVHIVVGTPGRILDLAGKQVADLSECPMFIMDEADKLLSAEFTPVIEQLLQFHPKDRQVMLFSATFPISVKDFSDKNMKEPYEINLMDELTLRGITQYYAYVEEKQKVHCLNTLFSKLQINQSIIFCNSTNRVELLAKKITELGYSCFYSHAKMQQHARNRVFHDFRNGVCRNLVCSDLLTRGIDIQAVNVVINFDFPKNAETYLHRIGRSGRYGHLGLAINLINWDDRFNLYNIERDLGTEIQPIPATIDKSLYVYENPESIPRPISNFRPAGNQQQGQQQQPVNPPTHQAQPAGPRPGGASGNWQGRAPQQIEGNQASNSFQQFPDQGGRATNTGFAPRGGYQSRGNPGGHRGNGRGRGGFQQTQPSRYPTRGGRGGQGQTPIQQPPSGPN, encoded by the exons ATGACCGACAGTCTCGCGGACAAGCTCCAGGCGACAAGCTTGAA TGATGACGAGTGGAAGAAGAACTTGAACATTCCCACGAAAGACAACAGACAACAGACCGAG GatgtcaccaacaccaagggCATGGAGTTTGAGGACTTCGGACTCAAGCGATCCTTACTGATGGGCATTTTCGAAGCTGGTTTCGAGAAGCCCTCGCCCATCCAAGAAGAAAGCATTCCAGTTGCGCTCACCGGGCGTGATATTCTTGCGCGCGCCAAGAACGGAACCGGCAAAACAGCTGCCTTCGTCATCCCCGCTCTCCAAAAGATCAACCCCAAAATCAACAAGATCCAGTGTCTTATCCTGGTCCCGACCAGAGAACTCGCCATGCAGACATCCCAGGTTTGCAAGACGCTTGGAAAGCACCTCGGCATCAACGTCATGGTTACCACTGGTGGCACAGGCCTCCGCGATGACATTGTCCGTCTCCAGGACCCCGTCCATATTGTGGTCGGCACCCCGGGCAGAATCCTCGATTTGGCTGGAAAGCAGGTGGCGGATTTGAGTGAATGCCCCATGTTCATCATGGACGAAGCTGACAAGCTTCTCTCGGCCGAGTTCACCCCCGTCATCGAACAACTTCTCCAGTTCCACCCCAAGGATCGCCAGGTCATGCTGTTCTCAGCCACCTTCCCTATTTCGGTCAAGGATTTTTCTGATAAGAACATGAAAGAACCTTACGAGATCAACCTCATGGACGAGCTCACTCTGCGCGGTATCACCCAGTACTACGCCTACGTCGAGGAGAAGCAAAAAGTGCACTGCCTGAACACCCTCTTTTCAAAGCTGCAGATCAACCAGTCCATTATTTTCTGCAACTCGACCAACCGTGTCGAGCTTTTGGCCAAGAAGATCACCGAGTTGGGCTACTCGTGTTTCTACAGTCACGCCAAGATGCAGCAGCACGCTCGCAACCGTGTCTTCCACGACTTTAGGAACGGTGTTTGCCGCAACCTCGTCTGCTCGGATCTTCTCACGCGTGGTATCGACATTCAGGCTGTCAATGTGGTGATCAACTTTGACTTCCCAAAGAATGCCGAGACATATCTTCATCGTATCGGTCGCTCGGGCCGTTACGGCCATCTTGGTTTGGCCATCAACCTGATCAACTGGGATGACAGGTTCAACCTCTACAACATTGAACGTGACTTGGGCACTGAAATCCAGCCCATTCCTGCCACCATTGACAAGAGTCTCTACGTCTACGAGAATCCCGAGTCGATTCCTCGGCCCATTTCCAACTTCAGGCCTGCTGGTAACCAGCAGCAGggtcaacagcagcagccagtgAACCCACCAACTCACCAGGCTCAACCCGCTGGTCCCCGCCCGGGAG GTGCTTCGGGAAACTGGCAGGGACGGGCTCCCCAGCAGATTGAAGGCAATCAGGCGTCAAACAGCTTCCAGCAGTTCCCGGACCAAGGCGGCCGGGCAACCAACACTGGTTTTGCGCCCCGCGGAGGGTACCAGTCCCGTGGAAACCCCGGCGGTCACCGGGGCAATGGCCGAGGCCGCGGTGGGTTCCAGCAAACCCAGCCTTCTCGCTATCCGACCCGCGGCGGTCGTGGTGGTCAGGGGCAAACCCCTATTCAGCAGCCCCCTTCTGGGCCCAACTAA
- the JID1 gene encoding J domain-containing protein 1 (EggNog:ENOG503P2ZS; COG:O), with translation MMLLKRHTVSPFPLTTFVLPSASITSSCQLPRCHLQKRSYASVQDKPPQWPTSASPTPYEVFGLTKDDVYTKARFNQLVKLYHPDLHHHSAHDGIPHVTKLERYRLVIAANDILSNPQKRRLYDLHRIGWGNHTDPHVEHRAAGRSWRKEPGNASQNATWEDWEQWYQERDGKKQEPVFMSNFGFATILACCAVVGVWTQVAYAEKKSASILNLQAQQQAVITREMMSRERAKAAMSREGRVETFLLSRELGKSEYDLPGHRASDGGGGEAEAP, from the coding sequence ATGATGCTGCTCAAAAGACATACCGTTTCACCATTTCCCTTGACCACTTTTGTGCTGCCATCAGCTTCGATAACGTCATCGTGTCAGCTACCGCGCTGCCATCTCCAGAAGCGCTCATATGCCTCGGTTCAGGACAAGCCACCGCAATGGCCTACTTCTGCAAGCCCCACTCCGTATGAGGTCTTCGGACTTACCAAAGACGATGTATACACCAAAGCACGGTTCAACCAGTTGGTCAAACTCTATCATCCCGatctccaccatcactcGGCCCACGATGGCATCCCCCATGTGACGAAGCTCGAGAGATATCGCCTCGTCATTGCGGCCAATGACATCCTCAGCAATCCTCAGAAGCGTCGACTCTACGACCTCCACCGAATTGGCTGGGGAAATCACACGGACCCACATGTTGAACATCGGGCGGCAGGGAGGTCATGGAGGAAGGAGCCTGGGAACGCCAGCCAGAACGCCACTTGGGAAGACTGGGAGCAATGGTACCAGGAGAGGGATGGCAAGAAGCAAGAGCCGGTCTTCATGTCCAACTTTGGCTTCGCCACCATCTTGGCATgctgtgctgttgttggtgtctgGACCCAGGTAGCATATGCCGAGAAGAAGTCGGCAAGCATCTTGAACCTGCAAGCCCAGCAACAGGCCGTCATCACCAGAGAGATGATGTCGCGCGAGAGAGCGAAAGCGGCCATGAGCCGCGAGGGTAGGGTCGAGACATTCTTGTTGTCACGAGAGCTTGGAAAGTCGGAATATGATTTACCAGGACACAGAGCCTcagacggtggaggtggtgaggccGAGGCGCCATGA
- a CDS encoding hypothetical protein (EggNog:ENOG503PMTH), giving the protein MPPKKEKALIKKATPKGRLKASSTESTKDKATATTSTKKTHAASKASKDNDDGLVKFPQFKRFPLEIQQEIFTQALRKPSIHFMNVEKAVIPGYTNDKGNWVDPTWHLTYYPKPKSTDGSGYRINKDMGSVSRAAQQAVILATKNPGNLPFSRAWGPMDTNHDLVVLDFLAGATSNPKSDFRYFHVNNQFFVPYFDPELSFPAGRSRLRDEGEMNKKSVFGTETPGGMADLKKVGVVYKQSSERTCAKQNTVFQCCIHVDGSIVPHGDWTMCPDEVAGFIDSMPGLEVLYFVVQVPKGSREDRERLEIYRRWFSTTYHEQRRIKGQPEDWLTLFHDADKTYIGVDRFLMLPSDEARRMDLDVVREVRELIKEVHRQLTQDKDATPMDLRRIFRTPLGKRQAMAYKILLPVSGI; this is encoded by the exons ATGCCTCCcaaaaaggagaaggccTTGATCAAAAAGGCCACCCCCAAGGGTCGCCTCAAGGCCAGCAGCACCGAAAGCACCAAAGACAAGGCCACTGCGACCACCTCGACCAAGAAAACCCATGCCGCCTCCAAGGCCTCCAAGgacaacgacgacggccTCGTCAAATTCCCCCAGTTCAAGCGTTTCCCCCTCGAGATCCAGCAAGAGATCTTCACTCAAGCCCTCCGCAAACCCAGCATCCACTTCATGAACGTCGAGAAAGCCGTCATCCCGGGCTACACCAACGACAAAGGCAACTGGGTCGACCCCACCTGGCATCTGACCTACtaccccaaacccaaaagcACCGACGGCTCGGGCTATCGTATCAACAAGGACATGGGCTCCGTCAGCCGCGCAGCCCAGCAGGCTGTTATTCTCGCCACAAAAAACCCGggcaacctccccttctctcgCGCCTGGGGACCCATGGACACAAACCACGACCTTGTCGTGCTCGACTTCCTCGCCGGCGCGACGTCAAACCCCAAGTCTGACTTTCGCTACTTTCATGTTAATAACCAGTTTTTCGTGCCGTACTTTGATCCCGAGCTGTCTTTTCCCGCGGGGAGATCCAGGCTcagggatgagggggagatgaacAAGAAGTCTGTTTTTGGGACGGAGACTCCGGGTGGGATGGCTGATCTGAAGAAGGTGGGTGTTGTGTACAAGCAGAGTTCTGAGCGCACTTGCGCGAAGCAAAACACTGTTTTTCAGTGCTGCATCCATGTTGACGGGAGCATCGTGCCTCATGGGGACTGGACCATGTGTCCGGATGAGGTGGCGGGGTTTATCGACTCGATGCCGGGGTTGGAAGTTTTGTACTTTGTCGTGCAGGTTCCAAAGGGAAGCAGGGAGGATAGGGAGCGGTTGGAGATTTATAGGAGGTGGTTTTCTACAA CTTACCATGAACAGCGCCGCATCAAGGGCCAACCTGAAGACTGGCTCACCCTGTTCCACGACGCCGACAAGACCTACATCGGTGTCGACCGCTTCCTCATGCTTCCTAGCGATGAGGCCCGGCGTATGGACCTTGATGTTGTCAGGGAGGTCAGGGAGCTGATCAAGGAGGTTCATAGGCAGCTGACGCAGGACAAGGACGCGACTCCGATGGATCTCCGGAGGATCTTTCGGACTCCGctggggaagaggcaggCAATGGCTTACAAGATCTTGCTGCCGGTCAGTGGCATCTAG
- a CDS encoding hypothetical protein (EggNog:ENOG503NYCD), giving the protein MADSDVPVALRRTPRRTAASVRFQASSKTSTKGQSSSRTAPPKTSDSAVATTPRRKTTRKRVRFSDPGPIIGNGATPVEDEVSTSWTGLTPMMSRTRLATGTPKRRHFSAPVYSAANTSYESEEITFLPLRQVLDGRVKRRIRRNGLSEEMNTIFAERKSKAKQTKEEMNRLRQELEEKDEAIMRLQQETVMVDTDRVWELERKVSRLRRQLSQMSGATSSPSRPSTAASSSPPQQDWTDAARDPFSKDAYSMDLGMDDDLPGNDTDEEMFGDSTMAELACSTPTRKPNATVHHTSASFRSSFPTPPSTSPARQFNTTDDPLTPCSSKPRTTTTTTATSIAIQTSLPDPAIPHLQTKLSTLQRDLDIFKNQLTSHLSLPTGTAPSDILSSLSQTLTSLSDKTHALTTLNKSLSSLGFAPASTPNPDALDIITGISSTLRSCRLELEYLFPGELTLPLSGSGGQVLKMMVQKLQELDKRSKDAGEVIEELRERERGLKGELSARVDFTDHLQERLAKEQNDKKELEAKVEELREAVDKYTNGISKLETLISDLEERLERESIDQQLHVTALERGYRDQLAEVKTMYEEELNGREEAILGWRAEIERVRGELRETGELVGRLKGEVARVGGENDALKAENAVITQKYEAEKKRGKRIVGELGRVLALARGEESEDEEVVPSAGIEKGTKKRRYDGRMGFTNEAEAEEVEAVGVV; this is encoded by the coding sequence ATGGCGGATTCAGATGTTCCCGTTGCGCTTCGGCGcacgccgaggaggacggcgGCGAGTGTTCGGTTTCAGGCTTCGTCCAAAACTTCAACAAAGGGGCAATCTTCATCACGAACAGCCCCACCAAAAACATCAGATTCGGCAGTTGCAacgacgccgaggaggaagacaaCAAGAAAACGCGTGAGATTTTCGGATCCGGGACCGATTATTGGGAATGGAGCAACACCAGTGGAAGATGAGGTGTCGACGTCTTGGACGGGCCTGACACCCATGATGTCCCGGACTCGTCTGGCCACAGGCACCCCTAAGCGCCGACACTTTTCAGCACCAGTCTACTCAGCCGCAAATACCAGTTATGAAAGCGAAGAAATcaccttccttcccctccgccaaGTTCTCGATGGCCGGGTTAAACGCCGCATCAGACGGAATGGGCTCAGTGAGGAGATGAACACCATTTTCGCCGAACGAAAGTCCAAGGCAAAGCAGACAAAAGAGGAGATGAACCGTCTGAGGCAGGAATTAGAGGAAAAGGACGAGGCGATCATGAGATTACAGCaggagacggtgatggtggacaCAGACCGGGTATGGGAGCTGGAAAGGAAGGTATCACGGCTAAGGAGGCAGTTGAGCCAGATGTCAGgggcaacatcatcaccctctaggccgtcaacagcagcaagcagcagccccCCACAGCAAGACTGGACGGACGCCGCTCGTGATCCCTTCTCAAAGGATGCCTACTCTATGGATCTGGGCATGGACGACGACCTCCCAGGCAACGACACAGACGAGGAGATGTTTGGCGATTCCACCATGGCCGAACTAGCATGCAGCACGCCCACCCGAAAGCCAAACGCCACAGTCCACCACACCTCTGCCTCCTTCCGGTCGTCATTCCCcaccccgccatcaaccagcCCAGCTCGACAattcaacaccaccgacgacCCCTTAACCCCCTGCTCGTCCAAGCCCcgcaccacaacaacaacaacagccacctCAATCGCAAtccaaacctccctccccgaccccgccatcccccatctccaaacCAAACTATCAACCCTCCAACGCGACCTCGACATCTTCAAAAACCAGTTAACCTcgcacctctccctcccaaccgGCACCGCCCCCTCGGACATAttatcctccctctctcaaaCCCTCACGTCCCTGTCCGACAAGACCCACGCGTTGACAACCCTGAACaaatccctctcctccctcgggTTTGCCCCCGCTAGCACTCCAAACCCAGACGCGCTGGATATAATAACCGGCATATCCTCCACCTTGCGCTCTTGCCGCCTAGAACTGGAGTACTTATTCCCCGGGGAACTAACCCTCCCCTTGTCTGGTTCGGGGGGACAAGTTCTCAAGATGATGGTGCAAAAACTGCAGGAGCTGGACAAGAGGAGTAAAGACGCGGGGGAAGTGATTGAGGAGTTGCGGGAGCGGgaaagggggttgaagggggagttGAGTGCCAGGGTTGACTTCACTGATCACTTAcaggagaggttggcgaaGGAGCAAAACGACAAAAAAGAGTTGGaggccaaggtggaggagttgagggaggcggtggataAATACACCAATGGCATTTCCAAGCTAGAAACCCTCATCAGCGatctggaggagaggttggaacGGGAGAGTATCGATCAGCAGCTTCACGTCACGGCGCTGGAGCGGGGGTATAGAGACCAGTTGGCGGAGGTGAAGACGATGTATGAGGAGGAATTAAacgggagggaggaggctaTTTTGGGATGGCGGGCTGAGATTGAacgggtgaggggggagttgaGAGAGacgggggagttggtggggaggttgaaaGGtgaggtggcgagggtgggtggggagaaTGATGCGCTCAAGGCGGAGAATGCGGTTATTACTCAAAAGTatgaggctgagaagaaaagggggaagagaaTTGTCGGGGAGTTGGGACGGGTGCTGGCTTTGGCTcgtggggaggagagtgaagatgaggaagttGTGCCGTCGGCTGGTATTGAAAAGGGGACGAAAAAGAGGAGGTATGACGGTCGGATGGGGTTCACGAATGAGGCTGAAGCCGAAGAGGTTGAAGCCGTTGGGGTTGTGTGA